A genomic segment from Colletotrichum higginsianum IMI 349063 chromosome 5, whole genome shotgun sequence encodes:
- a CDS encoding Fungal specific transcription factor domain-containing protein — protein MEATQTPPRLLFRKNGRPQACEPCRKRKVACDHAQPVQEVEAPRRGVRIHSGRQPGTKRRPENDSAEGKPAQLEGPFSAVGGTNLPTTSRNGNTTRTGTDVDGNNDNNVIGIRENRRKPTPPDSVGTGTTPAVLGIGYLGFTSFCGIYEETRSSLNRLQPSGATPIGEIGATANCGLECSPPLTNQALETCLTILRHVPDPDVGLKLFESHVNPSDGWIRLAAKRMVTSLYETFPQYFCAAGKADDAQLTALSRTICQNTAKCVSDEESDPEKWIAQFTGTNLRWESLGVMFVYWELAARYLGPYRPDVGSQFQCVDEGTRVVLQYRYCVGASIELTKAAGSGGNTLLLFMSAKRTIIESIFSGDASFACWQTHAETVALSTFLGFHDEVAAEPYKPTICSEIKRKLFCYVFYMDKVLASFAGRPPLISRRYARTPPPLDLKDEYLLSDEATLARHVAALDENGWNTEGDLNSATIVRARVMLAHIRDELFEIALGHGPVTPVETLLRHRALAGIKGEGKGAADFNCSREIKERQLRTVAGLPKILVFQEEDVQDRKLDVPLLYVRLIVHLEHLQNMFFIERLLAKRGHDDGALLSVSFEMVSKTLMFWTNMDRLSCMNGDFEWLVMAYAAPGGGILCLELLKPTLHGGNHPQNPKLTRSSIIQKLSLLVGFLDWVSPTAPNGDLCADCKCIIQHVLDQALNGPAASTSSAVDGDFPAALDAMDWDFSTQLDFNFDLLDTFDWLRPEVPSGQQS, from the exons ATGGAGGCGACACAAACACCCCCCCGGCTCCTGTTCCGAAAGAACGGACGACCGCAGGCGTGCGAGCCGTGCCGGAAGCGTAAGGTCGCCTGCGATCATGCGCAACCC GTGCAGGAAGTCGAAGCGCCCCGGCGAGGCGTGCGAATACATTCTGGGCGACAGCCCGGCACCAAGAGACGCCCCGAGAACGACTCGGCCGAGGGAAAGCCGGCGCAGCTCGAGGGCCCCTTCTCTGCCGTTGGCGGCACCAACCTTCCCACTACCTCCCGCAACGGCAACACGACTCGTACCGGAACCGACGTCGACGGgaacaacgacaacaacgtcATCGGCATCCGTGAGAACCGCCGCAAGCCGACCCC CCCGGACTCGGTCGGCACGGGGACCACCCCTGCCGTCCTCGGAATCGGCTACCTTGGCTTCACCTCCTTCTGCGGCATCTACGAGGAGACCCGGTCCAGCCTGAACCGGCTCCAGCCCTCCGGCGCGACCCCGATCGGCGAGATCGGGGCTACGGCTAACTGCGGGCTCGAGTGCTCCCCGCCCCTGACGAACCAGGCCCTGGAGACGTGCCTGACCATCCTCCGCCACGTCCCGGACCCGGACGTGGGTCTGAAGCTGTTTGAAAGCCACGTCAACCCGAGCGACGGCTGGATCCGCCTGGCCGCGAAGCGCATGGTGACGTCGCTGTACGAGACCTTCCCGCAGTACTTTTGCGCAGCCGGAAAGGCCGACGATGCGCAGCTGACGGCTCTCTCCCGCACCATCTGCCAAAACACCGCAAAGTGCGTGTCCGACGAGGAGTCCGACCCCGAGAAATGGATCGCTCAGTTCACCGGCACGAACCTGCGATGGGAGTCGCTGGGCGTCATGTTTGTGTACTGGGAGCTGGCGGCCCGGTACCTCGGCCCTTACCGGCCTGACGTCGGCTCACAGTTCCAATGCGTCGACGAGGGGACCAGGGTCGTGTTGCAATACCGTTACTGTGTCGGTGCGAGCATAGAGCTGACCAAGGCCGCAGGCAGCGGGGGCAACACCCTGCTGCTCTTCATGTCTGCGAAGCGGACCATTATCGAGTCCATCTTCTCGGGCGATGCGA GTTTCGCCTGTTGGCAAACGCACGCCGAAACGGTGGCCCTGTCGACCTTTCTCGGCTTCCACGACGAGGTCGCTGCAGAGCCGTATAAGCCGACCATCTGCTCCGAGATCAAGCGCAAACTCTTTTGCTACGTCTTCTACATGGACAAGGTGCTGGCCTCGttcgccggccggccaccgCTCATCAGTCGCCGCTACGCCcgcacgccgccgcctctggATCTCAAGGACGAGTACCTTCTCTCGGACGAGGCCACACTGGCCCGTCACgtggccgccctcgacgagaacgggTGGAACACGGAGGGCGACCTGAACTCCGCCACCATCGTCCGGGCCCGCGTCATGCTGGCGCATATCCGGGATGAGCTGTTCGAGATTGCTCTCGGCCACGGGCCGGTGACGCCGGTCGAAACACTTCT ACGACACCGAGCACTAGCCGGTATCAAAGGCGAGGGCAAGGGCGCTGCTGACTTCAACTGCTCCAGAGAGATCAAGGAAAGGCAGCTTCGAACAGTCGCCGGTCTGCCCAAGATCCTCGTCTTCCAAGAAGAGGACGTCCAGGACAGGAAACTCGACGTGCCGCTGCTGTACGTCCGGCTCATCGTCCACCTCGAACACCTCCAGAACATGTTCTTTATCGAACGTCTGCTCGCTAAGCGGGGCCacgatgacggcgccctGCTTTCCGTCAGCTTCGAGATGGTGTCGAAAACGCTCATGTTCTGGACGAACATGGACCGTCTTTCCTGCATGAACGGAGATTTTGAGTGGCTC GTCATGGCCTacgccgcccccggcggcggcattctctgcctcgagctcctcaagCCCACCCTCCACGGCGGTAACCACCCGCAGAACCCGAAACTGACGCGGTCAAGTATCATACAGAAGCTGAGCCTGCTCGTGGGCTTCCTCGACTGGGTCAGCCCGACGGCGCCCAACGGCGACCTCTGCGCCGACTGCAAGTGCATCATCCAGCACGTCCTCGACCAAGCCCTCAACggccccgccgcctcgacctcgtccgcagTGGACGGCGACTTCCCCGCGGCCCTGGACGCCATGGACTGGGACTTCTCCACCCAGCTCGACTTCAACTTTGACCTGCTCGATACGTTCGATTGGCTGCGCCCCGAGGTTCCATCGGGCCAGCAGTCGTGA
- a CDS encoding Metalloprotease 1, with the protein MLCPFRILCLISVASISSVTLALPSQNPFLDGENLGQTEQHWCSYTDGARLDDSDDLGALREADLNLAADNKNVINIPVNVFVVGNPEAVAKLTKTSPILRLKETLEEGYSGLGISFSPLKSYILPGKVHGEYVYSTRVTETSLSMQRQVRAGGAETLNIYLVANMTPGLLGFAYFPQLLQRNVADLLTIDGVFLGHSAMVSYLSKKAIIHEVGHWLGLFHPFAGGCAVPDGDHVPDTPQAEVRGDLSCTDGKDSCPTLPGHDLVRNYMTYSTCTEKLSFTPGQVSKMRQAWDQFRNPSTRRLPPLTNWTLRGLQTGVEPEATNTTLIDFEEYVGPETAGASANSTG; encoded by the exons ATGCTCTGTCCGTTTAGGATACTCTGTTTAATAAGTGTTGCGTCAATATCGAGTGTCACACTTGCTCTGCCTTCCCAGAACCCTTTTCTCGACGGAGAAAACCTTGGTCAGACAGAACAACACTGGTGCTCTTATACGGATGGCGCTCGcctcgacgactcggacgacctCGGAGCCCTCCGGGAAGCTGATCTCAACCTGGCAGCTGATAACAAGAACGTCATAAACATCCCCGTCAATGTTTTCGTCGTTGGCAACCCAGAGGCAGTGGCGAAACTGACTAAA ACTTCTCCAATACTCAGACTGAAAGAGACTCTCGAAGAGGGATACTCGGGTCTGGGAATCTCTTTCAGTCCCCTGAAATCCTACATTCTCCCGGGCAAAGTGCATGGGGAGTATGTATACTCCACCCGCGTTACGGAAACCTCGCTCAGTATGCAGCGCCAGGTCCGCGCCGGTGGCGCCGAGACACTGAACATATACCTTGTGGCCAACATGACACCCGGTCTCCTGGGATTCGCCTACTTTCCCCAACTGCTGCAGAGGAACGTAGCAGACCTCTTGACCATCGAtggcgtcttcctcggccacAGCGCCATGGTCAGTTACCtgtcgaagaaggccatcATCCACGAGGTGGGTCACTGGCTTGGCCTCTTCCACCCGTTTGCAGGAGGTTGTGCTGTCCCGGACGGAGACCACGTGCCGGATACCCCGCAGGCGGAAGTCAGGGGCGATCTGTCGTGCACCGATGGCAAGGACTCGTGCCCTACGCTTCCCGGTCACGATCTGGTCCGTAATTACATGACGTACTCCACTTG CACCGAGAAACTGTCCTTCACCCCTGGCCAGGT CTCGAAGATGCGGCAGGCTTGGGACCAGTTCCGAAACCCCAGCACCAGACGGCTTCCTCCTCTCACGAACTGGACTCTTCGCGGTCTGCAAACAGGGGTCGAGCCTGAGGCTACCAACACCACTCTCATTGATTTCGAAGAATATGTCGGTCCTGA